In Candidatus Desulfofervidus auxilii, one genomic interval encodes:
- the jag gene encoding RNA-binding cell elongation regulator Jag/EloR translates to METFEFEGKTVEEAINIACETLKVNKEDLEIEVLSEDSGGFLRMIGVKKAKIRVSLKKTREEAIRLVQEMLEKMLSYFPMPTKIETEILPKEVRLNIIGDGSGILIGKQGQTLMELDYLFKRMVQKQWGGILPIRIILDAEGYRKKKINTLKELAKKLAARVKKTGKVFSTSPLSARERKIIHLTLQKDQEVKTQSVGEGELKRVNIIPLHPKTAKWEGEQAVNKD, encoded by the coding sequence ATGGAAACGTTCGAGTTTGAGGGTAAAACCGTAGAGGAAGCCATTAATATTGCTTGTGAAACCCTCAAGGTTAATAAAGAAGATTTAGAAATAGAAGTCCTTTCTGAGGATTCTGGGGGCTTTTTGAGAATGATAGGAGTTAAAAAAGCCAAAATCAGGGTTAGTCTCAAAAAAACCAGAGAAGAGGCCATAAGGCTTGTCCAAGAAATGTTAGAAAAAATGCTTTCTTATTTTCCCATGCCTACCAAGATAGAAACCGAAATTTTGCCAAAAGAGGTTAGATTAAATATCATAGGTGATGGCTCAGGAATTTTAATTGGAAAGCAGGGACAAACCCTCATGGAACTGGACTACCTTTTCAAAAGGATGGTGCAAAAACAATGGGGTGGAATATTACCTATAAGAATTATTTTAGATGCCGAAGGTTATCGCAAAAAGAAAATTAACACCCTTAAAGAACTAGCTAAAAAACTAGCAGCACGTGTGAAAAAAACAGGTAAGGTTTTTTCTACTTCACCTCTCTCTGCAAGAGAACGTAAAATTATTCACCTTACCTTACAAAAAGATCAGGAGGTCAAGACGCAAAGTGTGGGTGAAGGGGAATTAAAGCGGGTAAACATCATTCCACTACATCCTAAAACTGCTAAATGGGAAGGAGAGCAAGCAGTAAATAAAGATTAA
- a CDS encoding TIGR04076 family protein: MDLVIRVKEIIGHCPVYKVGDIFVLEEGYKINPKKSCTICMHSLSAIMPYHVALSHGIEPRQIGLAKEGNKAYVQCLDPCKYTGGGTVIFEILIKSD, from the coding sequence ATGGATTTAGTAATCAGGGTTAAAGAAATTATAGGCCATTGCCCCGTCTATAAAGTAGGGGATATATTTGTTTTAGAGGAAGGCTATAAGATCAATCCTAAAAAATCCTGCACTATTTGTATGCATTCCTTATCAGCTATCATGCCCTATCATGTGGCATTAAGTCATGGTATAGAACCAAGGCAAATTGGGTTAGCTAAGGAAGGCAATAAAGCCTATGTCCAATGTCTAGACCCATGCAAGTATACTGGTGGTGGCACGGTAATCTTTGAAATTTTAATTAAATCAGATTAA
- the ffh gene encoding signal recognition particle protein: MFDNLSEKLNTIFKKLKGHGHLTEEHINKALKEVKLALLEADVNYKVVKEFLNRVKEKAIGQEVMRSLTPAQQVIKIVRDELTTLMGGSGAELNLKGMPSIIMLVGLQGSGKTTTCAKLAKFLKEKGGKSSYLVPADTYRPAAIEQLQKLGQQLGIEVFPAQNSQTPMEICINALTEARRRGYDAIIIDTAGRLHIDEKMMDELKQLKERLMPQEILLVADAMTGQDAVNIAKTFNQALGITGVILTKMEGDARGGAALSIKAVTQKPIKFVGVGEKLNALEVFYPDRVASRILGMGDILSLIEKAEETMDVQKAKELERKIRKSEFTLEDFRDQLRRIRKMGSLEQILSMIPGLSQMKQFKNLQIDERELVRIEAIINSMTKEERLRPEIINGKRRKRIAYGSGTTVQEINRLLKNYNETKKMIKSFTKKGKKGKRINLIDFFH, from the coding sequence ATGTTTGATAACTTGAGTGAAAAGTTAAACACCATTTTCAAAAAGTTGAAAGGGCATGGGCATCTTACAGAGGAACATATCAATAAGGCCTTGAAAGAAGTGAAATTAGCTCTATTAGAAGCAGATGTTAACTATAAAGTGGTCAAGGAATTTCTAAACCGCGTTAAGGAAAAGGCTATAGGGCAGGAAGTAATGCGTAGTCTGACCCCAGCTCAACAGGTGATAAAAATAGTTAGAGATGAATTGACAACCTTAATGGGAGGAAGTGGAGCTGAGCTAAACCTTAAAGGTATGCCAAGTATTATCATGTTAGTTGGTCTCCAAGGGTCTGGAAAGACCACAACATGTGCTAAATTAGCCAAATTTCTTAAAGAAAAGGGAGGAAAGTCTTCTTATTTAGTCCCAGCCGATACTTATCGTCCTGCTGCTATTGAACAACTTCAGAAACTGGGACAACAGTTGGGAATAGAAGTATTCCCTGCCCAAAACTCACAAACTCCTATGGAGATTTGTATTAATGCACTCACAGAAGCAAGGCGACGCGGTTATGATGCAATTATTATTGATACAGCAGGTAGGCTACATATTGATGAAAAAATGATGGATGAGCTGAAACAACTTAAAGAGCGACTTATGCCCCAAGAAATCCTTCTGGTGGCTGATGCCATGACCGGTCAAGATGCGGTAAACATAGCTAAGACTTTTAATCAAGCTTTGGGTATCACAGGCGTTATTCTTACTAAGATGGAAGGAGATGCCAGAGGAGGTGCGGCCCTTTCTATTAAAGCAGTTACCCAAAAACCTATCAAGTTTGTGGGTGTAGGAGAAAAATTGAATGCCCTTGAGGTATTTTATCCGGACCGAGTAGCTTCACGCATTTTGGGTATGGGAGATATCCTTTCTTTAATTGAAAAAGCAGAAGAAACCATGGATGTCCAAAAAGCAAAGGAGTTAGAGCGAAAGATTAGAAAGAGTGAATTTACCTTAGAGGATTTTCGGGACCAATTGAGGCGAATCCGCAAAATGGGTTCACTAGAGCAAATTTTGAGTATGATACCTGGCCTTTCTCAAATGAAACAATTTAAAAATTTGCAAATAGATGAAAGGGAATTGGTAAGAATAGAAGCTATTATTAATTCTATGACCAAAGAAGAAAGGTTGAGGCCAGAAATTATTAATGGGAAACGGCGGAAACGCATTGCTTATGGTAGTGGGACTACCGTGCAAGAAATAAACAGGTTACTTAAAAACTATAATGAAACTAAAAAAATGATTAAAAGCTTTACAAAAAAAGGAAAAAAGGGTAAAAGAATAAATTTAATAGATTTTTTTCATTAA
- the rpsP gene encoding 30S ribosomal protein S16 translates to MAVKIRLMRMGAKKRPFYRIVATEARRARDGKYLEVVGFYNPLTDPAEVKVNKETLQKWMGLGAQITETVKALLKRQGIL, encoded by the coding sequence ATGGCAGTGAAAATACGACTTATGCGGATGGGAGCGAAGAAGAGGCCATTTTATAGGATTGTGGCTACAGAAGCAAGAAGGGCTCGTGATGGGAAGTATTTGGAAGTAGTGGGATTTTACAACCCTCTTACTGATCCTGCTGAGGTAAAAGTGAATAAAGAAACATTACAAAAATGGATGGGACTGGGAGCCCAAATTACAGAAACCGTGAAGGCTTTGTTAAAAAGGCAAGGAATTTTATAA
- a CDS encoding KH domain-containing protein, whose product MLRELVEFIAKSLVDNPNAVEVREIEGEQTSVIELKVAKQDLGKVIGKQGRTARAMRTILNAASTKVKKRAVLEIIE is encoded by the coding sequence ATGCTGAGAGAATTAGTAGAATTTATTGCTAAATCTTTAGTAGACAATCCTAATGCGGTAGAAGTGAGGGAAATAGAAGGAGAGCAGACCTCAGTTATAGAGTTAAAGGTAGCAAAACAAGATTTGGGAAAAGTGATAGGCAAACAAGGTCGTACTGCACGAGCGATGCGCACCATTTTGAATGCTGCCTCTACTAAAGTCAAAAAAAGGGCAGTTTTAGAAATTATTGAATAA
- the rimM gene encoding ribosome maturation factor RimM (Essential for efficient processing of 16S rRNA), translated as MRKEFLLIGKIVNTHGIKGKIRVIPYADSTESFRVGGEVFLKQKSGPLRLYHLRGIKSHKKFYILSLAEIDHINEAETLIGADIYIKKSSLPPLNKESEYYWYQVLGLKVCLKNAEKCLGKIKYVFNTGSNDIFVVHNKKEKKEYLIPSIEDVIEKFDWTHGVLWIKPMPGLLE; from the coding sequence ATGAGGAAAGAATTTCTCCTCATTGGTAAAATAGTTAACACTCACGGTATAAAGGGCAAAATAAGGGTAATCCCTTATGCGGATTCCACAGAGAGTTTTAGGGTGGGGGGAGAGGTGTTTTTAAAGCAGAAAAGCGGTCCTCTGCGGTTATATCATCTTCGTGGAATAAAGTCCCATAAAAAATTTTACATTCTCTCCTTGGCTGAAATTGACCATATTAATGAAGCTGAGACATTAATAGGTGCTGACATATATATTAAAAAATCTAGTCTTCCCCCTTTGAATAAAGAGAGCGAATATTACTGGTATCAGGTTTTAGGATTAAAGGTGTGTCTGAAGAATGCAGAAAAATGTTTGGGCAAAATAAAATACGTTTTTAACACTGGGAGTAATGATATTTTTGTGGTTCACAATAAGAAAGAAAAAAAAGAATATCTCATTCCTTCTATTGAGGATGTAATAGAAAAGTTTGATTGGACCCATGGAGTATTGTGGATTAAGCCTATGCCAGGGCTTTTAGAATGA
- a CDS encoding pyridoxal phosphate-dependent aminotransferase gives MIAKRAQEMPPFLVMDVLERAQILEKQGENIIHLEVGEPDFATPSCIKEAAKKALKAGKTHYTHSLGIFELRETIAEHYQQKYGVAISPENIIITAGTSPAMFLIFSSLLEPGDEIILPNPHYACYPNFIRFLGGKPIFIPVREENNFIYDVDQIKKAISPRTKGIIVNSPANPTGMLTPGEIMQAIAELGISIISDEIYHQLVYEEVEHSALEFTDNAFVLNGFSKAYAMTGWRLGYLIVPSSFVRPMQKIQQNFFICAPSFAQYAALAALKKAQPEVLKMRQIYNQRRLYLYKALKELGFSLKTPPQGAFYFFINVKHLSQDSYTLAFDILEKIKVAVTPGIDFGSEGEGFLRISYANSLKNIKEGLNRLKNYVNQYGG, from the coding sequence ATGATTGCTAAACGAGCACAAGAAATGCCTCCCTTTCTGGTCATGGATGTATTAGAAAGGGCCCAAATTCTGGAAAAACAGGGAGAAAATATTATCCATCTTGAAGTAGGTGAACCTGATTTTGCCACTCCCTCGTGTATTAAAGAAGCAGCAAAAAAGGCTCTTAAAGCAGGTAAAACCCATTACACTCATAGTCTTGGCATTTTTGAATTAAGAGAGACAATTGCAGAGCACTATCAACAAAAATATGGAGTGGCCATTTCTCCGGAGAATATTATTATTACTGCAGGTACTTCTCCTGCCATGTTTCTTATCTTTTCTAGCCTTTTAGAACCAGGGGATGAAATCATTTTGCCAAATCCTCATTATGCTTGTTATCCTAATTTTATTCGTTTCTTGGGAGGAAAACCTATTTTTATTCCTGTAAGGGAAGAGAATAATTTTATCTATGATGTAGACCAGATAAAAAAAGCCATCTCTCCTCGGACAAAGGGCATCATTGTCAATTCACCTGCCAATCCCACAGGCATGCTCACCCCAGGCGAAATAATGCAAGCCATAGCTGAACTTGGAATATCTATTATCTCAGACGAAATCTATCACCAACTTGTTTATGAAGAGGTGGAACATTCAGCTTTAGAATTTACTGATAATGCCTTTGTTTTAAATGGTTTTTCTAAGGCATATGCTATGACAGGATGGCGTTTGGGTTATCTCATTGTACCTTCGTCTTTTGTTCGTCCCATGCAAAAAATTCAACAAAATTTCTTTATTTGTGCTCCATCTTTTGCTCAATATGCAGCCTTGGCAGCCTTAAAAAAGGCCCAGCCTGAAGTATTAAAAATGCGCCAAATTTATAACCAAAGGCGTCTTTATCTTTACAAGGCTTTAAAGGAACTAGGGTTTTCTTTAAAAACACCTCCTCAAGGAGCCTTTTATTTCTTTATCAATGTCAAACATCTCAGTCAAGACAGCTATACTTTAGCCTTTGATATTCTAGAAAAGATAAAAGTGGCTGTAACACCAGGTATTGATTTTGGCAGTGAAGGAGAAGGATTCTTGCGTATTTCTTATGCCAATTCCTTAAAAAATATTAAAGAGGGTTTGAACCGTCTCAAAAACTATGTGAACCAATATGGAGGTTAA
- a CDS encoding tetratricopeptide repeat protein produces MRWFIYLWIFIFMISCASNALNKKKEAEIHFRLGDSYLRQGKPGFALRELVQAQKLDPQNPDIYLDLGLAYMARGDLDKAEAQFKKSIQLNPEYGAAYNNLGLLYLRQKKLREAERCFKKAINIYVYPTPEVAYTNLGSCYILQKKYSEAQNAFRHAIEVNLLYLPAYLGLGRAWEIQKQYDRALNVYQEGIQYLPEAAPLYYRMALIYFLKGEKEKAKEYFKRVIQLDQGGLRQHAQKMLKDLQ; encoded by the coding sequence ATGCGGTGGTTTATTTATCTCTGGATATTTATTTTTATGATAAGCTGTGCCTCTAATGCTTTAAATAAAAAAAAGGAGGCAGAAATTCACTTTCGCTTAGGAGATTCTTATCTTAGACAAGGAAAACCAGGATTTGCTCTAAGAGAATTAGTTCAGGCACAAAAACTTGACCCTCAAAATCCTGACATTTATTTAGACCTTGGCTTGGCTTACATGGCCCGAGGAGATTTGGACAAGGCTGAGGCTCAGTTTAAAAAGAGTATTCAATTAAACCCAGAATATGGGGCGGCTTATAATAATCTTGGATTATTATACTTACGCCAAAAAAAGTTGAGAGAAGCAGAAAGATGTTTTAAAAAGGCTATAAATATTTATGTCTATCCTACACCTGAAGTAGCTTATACTAATCTTGGTTCTTGCTACATTCTTCAAAAGAAGTATAGCGAGGCCCAAAATGCCTTTAGACACGCAATAGAGGTTAATCTCCTTTATCTTCCTGCTTATTTGGGATTAGGGAGAGCATGGGAAATACAAAAGCAATATGATAGGGCTCTTAATGTTTATCAAGAAGGTATTCAATATCTACCTGAAGCGGCCCCTCTTTACTACCGTATGGCTCTTATTTATTTTCTCAAAGGTGAGAAAGAAAAGGCCAAGGAATATTTTAAAAGGGTTATTCAATTAGATCAGGGTGGGCTCCGTCAACATGCTCAAAAAATGTTGAAAGACCTTCAATGA
- the hisG gene encoding ATP phosphoribosyltransferase — translation MNKLRLGIPKGSLQNATIELFAHAGWKIKLGDRSYFPTIDDEEIECSMCRAQEMSRYVENGTLDVGITGKDWILENDSQVVVIADLIYSKTSMHPTKWCLAVAGDSTIKDVKDLEGKKVATELVNFTKKYFASQGINVIVEFSWGATEAKIVSGLADAIVEVTETGTTLKTHGLKILKELMVSNPQLIAHPKSWEDPWKREKIEQIALLLKGALQGYHMVGLKMNVLKQKLGAVIKLLPSLNAPTISSLHNQEWCAVETVVNNKTVRDLIPKLKKAGAEGIIEYPLHKVI, via the coding sequence ATGAATAAGCTCAGATTAGGTATTCCAAAAGGCAGCTTGCAAAACGCAACCATTGAGTTATTTGCTCACGCTGGTTGGAAAATCAAATTAGGCGATAGGAGTTATTTTCCCACCATAGATGATGAAGAAATAGAATGTAGTATGTGCAGAGCACAGGAAATGTCAAGATACGTTGAAAATGGAACCCTGGATGTAGGAATTACAGGCAAGGATTGGATTTTAGAAAATGATTCTCAAGTGGTAGTAATTGCTGATTTAATTTATTCTAAAACTAGTATGCATCCTACTAAATGGTGTTTAGCAGTAGCTGGGGATTCTACTATTAAGGATGTTAAAGATTTGGAAGGGAAAAAAGTGGCCACTGAATTGGTTAATTTTACCAAAAAATATTTTGCCAGCCAGGGAATAAATGTTATAGTGGAATTTTCCTGGGGGGCTACAGAGGCCAAAATAGTCTCTGGTTTAGCAGATGCCATTGTTGAAGTCACAGAGACAGGCACAACTTTAAAGACACATGGATTGAAAATCCTTAAGGAATTAATGGTTTCTAATCCTCAACTCATTGCCCATCCTAAGAGTTGGGAAGACCCATGGAAACGAGAAAAAATAGAGCAGATTGCTCTATTGTTAAAGGGCGCCTTACAAGGCTATCACATGGTAGGGTTGAAAATGAATGTCCTTAAACAAAAATTGGGGGCAGTAATTAAATTGCTTCCTAGCCTTAATGCCCCAACCATTTCTTCCTTACATAATCAAGAGTGGTGTGCAGTGGAGACCGTAGTCAATAATAAAACAGTTCGTGATTTAATCCCCAAGTTAAAAAAGGCTGGAGCTGAAGGAATTATTGAATATCCCTTACATAAGGTAATTTGA
- the hisI gene encoding phosphoribosyl-AMP cyclohydrolase, producing the protein MVDLDFSKNNGLIPVIAQDYQTGEVLMLAFMNEEAWEKTQGTGIAHYYSRTRKTLWKKGGSSGHIQKVKEIFVDCDNDTLLLKVEQIGAACHKGYRSCFYRKLENGRLKIMSKKAFNPKEVYKNE; encoded by the coding sequence ATGGTTGACTTAGATTTTAGCAAAAATAATGGCCTCATCCCTGTTATTGCTCAGGATTATCAAACCGGAGAAGTTTTAATGTTGGCCTTTATGAATGAAGAGGCTTGGGAAAAAACTCAAGGAACAGGAATTGCTCATTATTACAGCCGCACTAGAAAAACCCTATGGAAAAAAGGTGGCTCATCCGGACATATACAAAAGGTAAAGGAAATCTTTGTAGATTGTGACAATGATACTTTGTTGTTAAAGGTAGAACAAATCGGAGCAGCATGTCATAAGGGTTATCGAAGCTGTTTTTACCGTAAATTAGAAAATGGCAGGTTAAAGATTATGAGCAAAAAAGCTTTCAATCCGAAAGAGGTCTATAAAAATGAATAA
- a CDS encoding PaaI family thioesterase — MDSSYCFVCGPKNPKSLGFKVFFENGIAKAYYSFAPEYQGWKEVIHGGLIATVLDEIMAYAVGQIGPALTTHLNVTFRSVLHPNEKVLITGWIEEQTRRKAKTRAEMQRLSDNKLIASAEGVSLFVKP; from the coding sequence ATGGATAGTTCTTACTGCTTTGTCTGTGGGCCTAAAAACCCAAAGAGTCTTGGATTTAAAGTATTTTTTGAAAATGGAATAGCAAAGGCCTATTACAGTTTTGCCCCTGAATATCAAGGATGGAAAGAAGTCATCCATGGAGGTCTTATTGCCACTGTTTTGGATGAAATTATGGCCTATGCTGTAGGTCAAATAGGACCTGCCTTAACTACACACCTTAATGTAACATTTCGTAGTGTTCTACATCCTAATGAAAAAGTGCTTATAACAGGATGGATTGAAGAACAAACAAGGCGTAAAGCAAAAACAAGGGCAGAAATGCAAAGATTGAGTGATAATAAACTCATTGCTTCAGCAGAAGGGGTATCTTTGTTTGTCAAACCTTAA